The Methanosphaera sp. BMS genome contains a region encoding:
- the cfbA gene encoding sirohydrochlorin nickelochelatase → MDTNSNSENKTGILLIGHGSRLPYNKEVVSAIADKYAKTQPDYTVEVGFMELAQPDIPTAFNKLKETGVNRIIVTPVFLAHGMHTKRDIPTILGLEPADIEKELANKEEHEHHHDHDHEGGHHHHGHGHGHGHGHHHHHGEVEKVEFDGEIIYTEPIGADDAIVEIIAERVNPNL, encoded by the coding sequence ATGGATACAAATTCAAACTCAGAGAATAAAACAGGAATACTGTTAATCGGACATGGTAGCAGATTACCATACAACAAGGAAGTAGTCAGTGCAATCGCTGACAAATATGCTAAAACCCAGCCAGATTATACTGTTGAAGTAGGTTTCATGGAACTGGCCCAACCGGACATTCCAACTGCATTTAATAAATTAAAAGAAACTGGTGTAAACAGAATTATCGTAACACCAGTATTTTTAGCTCATGGAATGCATACAAAAAGGGATATTCCTACAATACTAGGATTAGAACCGGCAGATATTGAAAAAGAATTGGCAAACAAAGAGGAACATGAACATCATCATGACCATGATCACGAAGGAGGACACCACCACCATGGACATGGCCACGGACATGGACATGGACACCACCATCATCATGGAGAAGTGGAAAAAGTTGAATTTGATGGTGAAATAATATACACAGAACCTATCGGTGCTGATGATGCAATAGTTGAGATTATAGCCGAAAGGGTAAATCCCAACCTCTAA
- a CDS encoding transposase → METLATNLFDKSMTIDDFKEIYNKRWTIETNYDKLKNKLETENFSGRRKIIIEQDFYFRRICI, encoded by the coding sequence ATAGAAACACTTGCAACCAACTTATTTGATAAATCAATGACAATAGATGATTTTAAAGAAATATACAACAAAAGATGGACAATAGAAACCAATTACGACAAACTAAAAAACAAATTAGAAACAGAAAACTTCTCTGGTCGAAGAAAAATAATCATAGAACAAGACTTCTACTTTAGACGTATATGTATTTAA
- a CDS encoding HepT-like ribonuclease domain-containing protein yields the protein MLIYINISLWVNDIEYFGDDFGEYLSNTHYQRACAFNIIQIGEYIGRLSDEFKSQHPDIAWNSLKAMRNIHAHDYESVIEPPCLGNYENRTSRT from the coding sequence ATCCTCATTTATATCAACATAAGCCTGTGGGTCAATGATATAGAATATTTTGGGGATGATTTTGGTGAATATTTATCTAATACTCATTATCAACGAGCTTGTGCATTTAATATTATTCAAATTGGAGAATATATTGGCAGATTATCTGATGAATTTAAGAGTCAACACCCTGATATTGCATGGAATAGTTTAAAAGCTATGAGAAATATCCATGCACATGACTACGAAAGTGTAATTGAACCACCTTGTCTGGGAAACTATGAAAACAGAACTTCCAGAACTTAA
- a CDS encoding YitT family protein, with the protein MTDNTIFSRIKSGILYNYLVLVVGLFIMSFGVALSVISDLGTTPISCIPNVLKYAVPLSLGTITIIFNFILIVIQYVILRGDFDHKQWLQIIITIIFGYFIDFSLYILNPIIAPKTYLSQWIICMISTFIIAFGVYLEVKSDAIVLPGEGVILAVRYKTKRDFGKIKSIFDSSNVIIGAILSILLYSSFRGIGLGTIYAGIVVGYIVRGYSLFIDRCILKK; encoded by the coding sequence ATGACAGATAATACTATATTTTCAAGGATAAAATCAGGTATACTCTACAACTATCTTGTATTGGTGGTAGGCTTATTTATCATGTCCTTCGGCGTAGCCCTATCGGTAATCAGTGACCTTGGAACAACACCAATATCCTGCATACCCAACGTGTTAAAGTATGCCGTTCCATTATCACTTGGAACGATAACGATTATATTCAACTTCATACTGATAGTAATACAATACGTTATTCTAAGGGGTGACTTTGACCATAAGCAATGGCTGCAGATAATAATAACGATAATCTTCGGCTACTTCATAGACTTTAGTCTGTACATATTAAATCCGATCATCGCTCCGAAGACATACCTATCCCAATGGATAATCTGTATGATAAGTACCTTTATCATAGCCTTCGGAGTATACCTTGAGGTAAAATCCGACGCCATAGTACTTCCGGGAGAGGGAGTTATACTTGCGGTAAGATACAAGACAAAAAGGGACTTTGGAAAGATAAAATCAATCTTCGATTCATCCAATGTAATAATCGGGGCAATACTATCCATATTATTATACTCTTCCTTTAGGGGGATAGGATTAGGAACGATATATGCAGGAATTGTTGTTGGTTATATTGTAAGGGGATATTCATTGTTTATTGACAGGTGTATTCTTAAAAAATAG
- a CDS encoding Ig-like domain repeat protein, giving the protein MFKHRKLIVFTVLVMTLILSIGAISAADDTSTSDMDNSNVHTTSESITNENLVSDTQDNNIEQSTPKSIKTDTDNTISINKDNYREHGWIKENDEGKYALSYNGEQNPGNVTFIFEDTIDENLNSIALLNTNNTAITANPDVEFNNIAFTLENTNNVTLKDLKIDIDENYVYTWIYNPNIIHVDSESTSTTIDNVHMNCILPPTTDLPFRFNVLDIQSGAEIIDSEFIIETYSSEVDWTQGSEYYGTNQIMPIRTRGESSVNFKNNRVYINATNNNTQFPTLYGITFETPYSIISNNYMEIHGNGWLYAINIKADYCNVTNNEIIVTGTNYTGGIFIQDHSYNLVDNNTITLEADVERVEGANTEPVTYGIVLENYAYTGATYREGLGHVANNTISNNQITCTANNMYAIEQFGGDNTTIINNTMESTGETAMGIGIIGANSIISNNDITVTGTKETGVTVDYLTAKTAGIVTTRGFNARITENTISSTFSGIFNTGEINDIIEDNIITCTGDYAIKLQSCNYTTVTNNYLVANEEVGDNAVLTNTQTNTIENNMPLPELIETEITITTEIPEEVELYDLLDIEGYFTANGVKCNFDSIEIFDNGGSLEVIESWDSEGGIYYTYDVEEVGEHELSFVFNGNDTHMETERILLFNVYDPDEKKDSFIDFSLDDSVESGEELEISALMYAVDDDETPISDAIVLIKVIINDEVVHENQTITDEEGWILYSFDTTGLSGLAKVELIFEGNNHYKEIYTSEEIEIIGNKQDVIIMLSVDDEYVEGEDITVDGTVFTMDDEEAVTGLDITINVTYSDGTSTSTTVTTDDEGSFTAQLPANVLGEATITASIAENDLYNTANASETTEIIQKPAVPTLLVIDAESPVYSGETLEIAGQLVYYDENQDEHAITGANINVKITIGNEFILEEDVTTDQEGILQYTYDTTGNVGTGMVTLTFDGTDDYLEASASQEVEILPAKKDVIILLEPDESYPDNETITLTGEVIDEDNTPLTDKTITVMVTFSDETTLELSGVTEDDGSFTITIPQEQLVLGSVTITATTEESEEYNEATTEATTEVIHEYVETAIDYEAESPIKSSEGIIINAVLHEADDEEAVISGEQVSINIAIGGGVSYITILTVNVTTGADGSIYYEYDTTDQKGTFLIDLNYDGNSYYAGSSATQEVEIIPDKKDVIILLEPDESYPDNETITLTGEVIDEDNTPLTDKTITVMVTFSDETTLELSGVTEDDGSFTITIPQEQLVLGSVTITATTEESEEYNEATTEVTTEVIHEQLETFISYSFEDSIFSGEELEITALLYDADDTAIANVPVTVRISIDDEIVSEEIITTNQDGTITCTFDTTGFEGIANVEIIFDGNYDYLESSASDIVEILPSKKDVMIMVEIDDEYTEGDEIEVYGILSLNDDDTPVVGQTITVTITYSDGTSLTVESTPTDEEGYFTATLPANVIGQASITASISDNEQYNDASDTTTTEIVKTPLETSMTVDTESTIYSGDTLEIDGMIIYTDNEDNEYALANAPVILKITIDDVITLETTVTTDNEGMISYQFDTTGIDGNALVELIFEGNEDYMASSDNQEVLIKPARKEVTILLECDESYPDNDDMILSGIAYTADDNELPVIDTVVYITVTFDDDSVETYTPVTDNEGSFIITVSKDKLVVGNVHILASIEESDLYLESTTEAETEITHETFETLLTVDVESTVNSGDIMQIDGILLYSDEVDEYALAGVPVILKITIDDVITLETTVTTDNEGMISYQFDTTGITGNAIVELIFEGDYDYRSSSDSSAVEIVKVKKNVVMDCLILDEYAIGEEIVVSGILSVEDEQTPVEGKNVDITIAYYDGSSKTITATTDSDGVFTASFNASVLGTIQVNITSAEDDDYLEAQSELTSYINKIATSLDVNILNTTLGNVTIAVNVYDELDNPLTHGTITVKDADENLLLTVELDGETAIINVPANAEGQIKIMVEYLENDMYLPSIYINQSALETPDEYFVIIEVKGNYQESVVTLDELTAFVNNTCTISATVTDIDGNDIDTGIVEFIDGEGNILGQANVENGVASIDVLYTKELTTQVTATYTSGSEYITDSETTATLTVRKANTVIEIDDVELIAGQTVNLTARVFDEAGNNISVGKVVFKINGKTLKDANGKVLYAKVVNGTATIEYTVPDELAGAEINITATYSGNSKIPGANTTITTTVNTKGASLTLTSPEEVQVGSTATFTATINDNKVVNNGKVVFKINGKTLKDDNGKVIYARIVNNVATIEYTIPENMKAKIYNLTAVLLADEYDRLEATNEIKITN; this is encoded by the coding sequence ATGTTTAAACATAGAAAACTTATTGTTTTCACAGTACTCGTTATGACATTAATACTATCCATTGGTGCTATATCAGCAGCTGATGATACCAGCACATCCGATATGGATAACAGCAATGTTCACACGACAAGTGAAAGCATTACAAATGAGAATCTTGTGTCAGATACACAGGATAATAATATAGAACAATCCACTCCTAAGAGTATTAAAACAGATACAGACAATACGATTTCAATTAACAAGGACAACTACCGAGAACATGGATGGATTAAGGAAAACGATGAAGGAAAATATGCATTAAGCTACAATGGAGAACAAAATCCAGGCAATGTTACATTCATATTTGAAGATACAATAGATGAAAATTTAAATTCAATTGCCCTTCTTAACACAAATAACACTGCCATAACAGCTAACCCTGATGTTGAATTCAATAACATTGCATTTACCCTAGAAAATACAAACAATGTTACATTAAAAGACTTGAAAATCGACATTGATGAGAATTACGTATATACATGGATTTATAATCCAAACATTATCCATGTTGACAGTGAATCCACTTCTACAACGATAGACAATGTTCATATGAACTGTATTTTACCTCCAACTACAGACCTACCTTTCCGTTTTAATGTATTGGACATACAATCTGGTGCCGAAATCATTGATTCGGAGTTTATAATTGAGACATATTCCAGTGAAGTTGACTGGACTCAAGGTTCAGAATACTATGGTACTAATCAGATTATGCCGATTAGAACACGTGGTGAATCCAGCGTTAATTTCAAAAACAATAGAGTATACATTAATGCAACTAATAATAATACCCAATTTCCAACATTATACGGTATAACATTTGAAACACCATATTCCATAATATCCAACAATTATATGGAAATTCACGGAAATGGATGGTTATATGCCATAAACATCAAGGCAGACTACTGTAACGTGACAAACAATGAAATAATTGTAACCGGTACAAATTATACTGGCGGTATTTTCATACAAGATCACAGCTATAACCTCGTGGATAACAATACAATCACATTGGAAGCTGATGTAGAAAGAGTAGAAGGAGCCAATACCGAACCTGTAACATATGGAATAGTACTGGAAAACTATGCATATACGGGTGCTACTTACCGTGAAGGATTAGGTCATGTTGCTAACAACACCATCTCAAATAACCAGATTACATGTACCGCCAACAACATGTATGCAATAGAACAGTTTGGTGGAGACAACACCACCATCATCAATAACACCATGGAAAGCACCGGTGAGACCGCAATGGGTATTGGTATAATCGGTGCAAACAGCATTATATCAAATAATGACATAACCGTTACCGGTACCAAGGAAACAGGTGTTACAGTTGATTATTTAACTGCTAAAACTGCCGGAATTGTAACTACAAGAGGATTTAATGCCAGAATAACAGAGAATACCATTTCCTCAACATTTTCAGGTATTTTCAATACGGGTGAAATAAATGACATTATTGAAGACAATATAATAACCTGTACCGGTGATTATGCTATAAAATTACAGTCATGTAACTACACTACCGTCACAAACAACTACCTGGTGGCTAATGAAGAAGTAGGAGATAATGCCGTGTTAACAAATACACAGACAAACACTATCGAAAATAACATGCCGCTGCCTGAGTTGATTGAAACTGAAATAACCATAACGACAGAGATTCCGGAAGAAGTTGAGCTATATGATTTACTTGACATTGAAGGATACTTCACGGCAAATGGAGTAAAATGTAACTTTGACTCAATTGAAATATTTGACAATGGCGGATCTCTTGAAGTGATAGAATCATGGGACTCAGAAGGTGGAATATACTACACATATGATGTTGAAGAAGTAGGCGAACATGAACTTTCATTCGTATTCAATGGTAATGATACCCACATGGAAACAGAACGTATCCTATTATTCAATGTATACGACCCTGACGAAAAAAAGGACAGTTTCATTGATTTTAGTTTAGATGATTCTGTGGAGTCCGGTGAAGAACTAGAAATAAGTGCATTAATGTATGCTGTTGATGACGATGAAACGCCAATAAGTGATGCGATCGTATTAATAAAAGTAATTATTAATGACGAGGTAGTGCATGAAAATCAAACCATTACCGACGAAGAGGGCTGGATACTATATTCATTTGACACTACAGGACTTAGCGGCCTTGCAAAGGTAGAGTTAATCTTTGAAGGTAATAACCATTACAAGGAAATATATACATCTGAAGAAATAGAAATAATCGGAAACAAGCAAGACGTTATAATCATGCTTAGTGTTGATGATGAATACGTTGAAGGAGAAGACATCACAGTTGACGGTACCGTATTTACGATGGATGATGAAGAAGCAGTTACAGGATTAGACATAACTATCAATGTAACATACTCAGATGGAACATCAACATCCACCACCGTTACAACAGATGATGAAGGTTCATTTACTGCCCAACTGCCTGCAAATGTACTTGGTGAAGCTACAATAACGGCAAGCATAGCTGAAAATGACTTATACAATACTGCGAATGCATCAGAAACAACCGAGATTATCCAGAAACCGGCAGTGCCAACACTACTCGTAATTGACGCAGAAAGCCCAGTATACAGTGGCGAAACACTGGAAATAGCAGGTCAGCTGGTATACTATGATGAAAATCAGGATGAACATGCCATAACAGGTGCCAATATAAATGTGAAAATCACGATTGGCAACGAATTCATACTAGAAGAAGATGTTACCACGGATCAAGAAGGTATACTACAATACACCTATGACACGACCGGTAATGTAGGAACAGGTATGGTTACATTAACATTTGATGGAACAGATGATTATCTTGAAGCCAGTGCCAGCCAAGAAGTAGAAATACTACCTGCCAAGAAAGACGTGATAATCCTACTAGAACCAGATGAGTCATACCCTGATAACGAGACCATTACACTAACCGGTGAAGTAATCGATGAAGACAATACCCCACTAACAGACAAAACAATAACAGTTATGGTCACATTCAGTGACGAAACAACATTGGAACTTTCAGGTGTAACTGAAGATGATGGATCATTTACCATAACCATACCTCAAGAACAACTAGTATTAGGCAGTGTGACAATCACAGCCACAACAGAAGAAAGTGAAGAATATAACGAGGCAACAACAGAAGCAACAACAGAAGTCATCCATGAATATGTGGAAACGGCAATTGACTATGAAGCAGAAAGTCCAATAAAATCCAGTGAAGGAATAATCATCAATGCAGTACTTCATGAGGCAGATGATGAAGAAGCAGTAATCTCTGGTGAACAAGTAAGCATAAACATTGCAATCGGCGGTGGAGTAAGCTACATTACAATATTAACGGTAAACGTAACTACCGGTGCTGATGGTAGCATATACTATGAATATGACACGACAGATCAAAAAGGAACTTTCCTGATTGACTTAAACTATGATGGAAATAGCTACTATGCTGGAAGTTCAGCCACTCAAGAAGTAGAAATCATACCTGACAAGAAAGATGTGATAATCCTACTAGAACCAGATGAGTCATACCCTGATAACGAGACCATTACACTAACCGGTGAAGTAATCGATGAAGACAATACCCCACTAACAGACAAAACAATAACAGTTATGGTCACATTCAGTGACGAAACAACATTGGAACTTTCAGGTGTAACTGAAGATGATGGATCATTTACCATAACCATACCTCAAGAACAACTAGTATTAGGCAGTGTGACAATCACAGCCACAACAGAAGAAAGTGAAGAATATAACGAGGCAACAACAGAAGTAACAACAGAAGTCATACATGAACAATTAGAAACGTTCATATCTTACTCATTTGAAGATTCAATATTCTCAGGTGAAGAACTGGAAATCACTGCATTATTATATGATGCTGATGATACGGCCATAGCCAATGTTCCGGTTACTGTAAGAATAAGCATTGACGATGAAATAGTAAGTGAAGAAATTATTACAACCAATCAGGATGGTACTATAACATGCACCTTTGACACGACAGGCTTTGAAGGTATTGCAAATGTGGAAATAATATTTGATGGCAATTATGACTACCTTGAAAGCAGTGCCAGTGATATTGTAGAAATCCTGCCATCCAAGAAGGATGTGATGATTATGGTTGAAATCGATGATGAATATACAGAGGGCGATGAGATAGAAGTATACGGTATACTATCATTAAACGATGATGATACACCAGTAGTTGGTCAAACAATAACTGTGACAATCACATACAGCGATGGTACAAGCCTAACAGTAGAAAGTACGCCAACAGACGAAGAAGGATACTTCACGGCAACATTACCAGCAAACGTTATAGGACAAGCAAGCATAACAGCAAGCATAAGCGACAATGAACAATATAATGATGCATCAGACACTACAACAACAGAAATCGTCAAAACACCATTGGAAACAAGCATGACAGTCGACACAGAAAGCACCATATACTCCGGAGACACACTAGAAATAGACGGAATGATAATATACACAGATAACGAAGACAACGAATACGCACTAGCAAACGCACCAGTCATCCTGAAAATAACAATCGATGACGTGATAACACTGGAAACCACAGTCACAACAGACAATGAAGGAATGATATCATACCAATTCGACACCACAGGAATAGACGGAAATGCACTTGTAGAGTTAATCTTTGAAGGAAATGAGGATTATATGGCAAGTTCCGATAACCAGGAAGTGCTTATAAAACCTGCAAGAAAAGAGGTAACAATACTCCTTGAATGTGATGAATCATACCCGGATAATGATGATATGATTTTATCCGGTATAGCATACACTGCAGATGATAATGAACTACCTGTTATCGATACAGTAGTCTACATTACAGTTACATTTGATGATGATAGTGTAGAAACATATACTCCTGTAACTGATAATGAGGGATCATTTATCATAACAGTATCCAAGGACAAACTTGTTGTTGGTAATGTACATATCCTGGCTTCAATTGAAGAAAGCGACCTTTACCTTGAATCAACAACCGAAGCAGAAACTGAAATTACACATGAGACATTTGAGACCTTGCTTACCGTTGATGTCGAAAGTACTGTCAACTCCGGTGATATTATGCAAATTGATGGAATTCTATTATACAGTGATGAAGTTGACGAATACGCACTAGCTGGTGTTCCTGTCATCCTGAAAATAACAATCGATGATGTGATTACACTAGAAACCACAGTCACAACAGACAATGAAGGAATGATATCATACCAATTCGACACCACCGGCATAACCGGTAATGCGATTGTGGAACTAATCTTTGAAGGTGATTATGATTATCGCTCTTCAAGTGACAGTTCTGCTGTTGAAATAGTTAAAGTTAAAAAGAATGTCGTGATGGACTGTTTAATCTTAGATGAATATGCCATCGGTGAAGAAATAGTTGTAAGCGGTATCTTATCTGTTGAAGATGAACAAACACCTGTTGAAGGTAAAAATGTTGACATTACAATTGCATACTATGACGGTTCATCAAAAACAATAACCGCAACGACAGATTCTGATGGAGTATTTACTGCAAGCTTCAATGCCAGTGTACTTGGTACAATCCAGGTAAACATAACAAGTGCTGAAGATGATGATTATCTAGAAGCACAAAGTGAATTGACAAGCTACATAAATAAAATAGCAACATCATTAGATGTAAACATCCTAAATACAACCCTTGGCAATGTAACAATAGCCGTTAATGTATATGATGAATTGGATAATCCTTTAACACATGGTACCATAACAGTTAAAGATGCTGATGAAAACCTACTGTTAACTGTTGAATTAGATGGTGAAACAGCAATAATCAACGTACCGGCAAATGCTGAAGGACAGATTAAAATCATGGTAGAATACCTTGAAAATGACATGTACCTGCCAAGTATTTACATTAACCAATCAGCATTAGAAACACCTGATGAATACTTTGTAATAATAGAAGTCAAAGGAAACTATCAGGAATCAGTTGTAACGTTGGATGAGCTTACCGCATTTGTAAACAATACATGTACCATTAGTGCAACCGTAACGGATATTGATGGAAATGACATCGACACAGGTATTGTTGAATTTATTGACGGTGAAGGTAACATATTAGGTCAAGCCAATGTAGAAAATGGTGTTGCAAGCATTGATGTATTATATACCAAAGAGTTAACAACACAAGTAACTGCCACTTACACCAGTGGTTCTGAATACATTACAGATAGTGAAACAACTGCTACATTGACTGTCAGAAAAGCAAATACCGTCATAGAAATAGATGATGTTGAACTTATAGCCGGTCAAACTGTCAACCTGACAGCCAGAGTATTTGATGAAGCAGGAAACAACATAAGTGTTGGTAAGGTAGTATTTAAAATCAATGGTAAAACATTAAAAGATGCTAACGGTAAAGTACTATATGCAAAAGTAGTTAACGGTACTGCCACAATAGAATACACGGTACCTGATGAACTTGCAGGAGCAGAAATTAACATAACTGCAACATACTCCGGTAACAGTAAAATCCCTGGAGCCAATACTACAATTACCACGACAGTCAATACTAAAGGGGCTTCACTTACATTGACCAGCCCGGAAGAAGTTCAAGTAGGTTCAACTGCTACATTTACCGCTACAATTAATGATAACAAAGTTGTAAACAACGGTAAAGTTGTATTTAAAATCAATGGTAAAACATTAAAAGATGATAACGGCAAAGTAATCTATGCCAGAATCGTCAACAATGTCGCCACTATCGAATACACCATACCAGAGAATATGAAGGCTAAAATATACAATTTAACCGCAGTACTACTTGCTGATGAGTATGACCGCCTAGAGGCAACCAATGAAATAAAAATTACAAATTAA
- a CDS encoding Zn-ribbon domain-containing OB-fold protein gives MSDIVKGWRHNDQRYNLIGTKCNKCNNTFFPKKVVCPNCRSHGDIEDLQFAGTGKIYSFSVIHAATDEFKNNSPYAVGIIELDEGAKITAQIVDCDVNELNIGDEVEVVFRKIREDGKEGVISYGYKFKLRE, from the coding sequence ATGAGTGACATAGTCAAAGGATGGCGTCATAACGACCAAAGATATAATTTAATAGGAACAAAATGTAACAAGTGTAACAATACTTTCTTCCCTAAAAAAGTTGTTTGTCCAAATTGTAGAAGTCATGGAGATATAGAAGACCTCCAATTTGCGGGAACTGGTAAAATCTATTCATTCTCTGTAATTCACGCTGCAACTGATGAATTCAAGAATAACTCCCCATATGCTGTTGGAATCATAGAACTTGATGAAGGAGCAAAAATAACTGCACAAATCGTTGACTGTGACGTGAACGAATTGAATATCGGTGATGAGGTAGAAGTTGTATTCAGAAAAATCAGAGAGGATGGAAAGGAAGGAGTTATATCATATGGATACAAATTCAAACTCAGAGAATAA
- a CDS encoding HEPN domain-containing protein, with protein sequence MDELEEFHKKAERKLKSSKLLYDAGDFANSLSLSYYAMLLMSKALLVKIGITTNKHFGIIKELSRTM encoded by the coding sequence TTGGATGAATTGGAAGAATTTCATAAAAAAGCCGAAAGAAAATTAAAATCAAGCAAATTATTATATGATGCGGGTGATTTTGCAAATTCACTAAGTTTATCTTACTATGCAATGTTATTAATGTCAAAAGCGTTACTGGTAAAAATTGGTATTACTACAAATAAACATTTTGGAATTATCAAAGAACTAAGTAGAACTATGTGA
- a CDS encoding nucleotidyltransferase domain-containing protein, producing the protein MNDRIKIANDFAKKIKSDNIDKIILFGSVARGDDTEDSDIDILIISDYYHEIEDIVADEVVNTILEYYEYISAQIMSNEHFEKTKNFSFLTNVLNEGVILG; encoded by the coding sequence GTGAATGATAGGATTAAAATTGCAAATGATTTTGCTAAAAAAATTAAGTCGGATAACATCGATAAAATAATTCTATTTGGATCTGTAGCTCGTGGAGATGATACAGAAGATTCTGATATAGATATTTTAATAATATCTGATTATTATCACGAAATTGAGGATATTGTTGCAGATGAGGTAGTAAATACAATTCTGGAGTATTATGAATACATTTCAGCACAAATTATGAGTAATGAACATTTTGAAAAAACTAAAAATTTTTCATTTTTAACAAATGTATTAAATGAAGGTGTTATTCTTGGATGA
- a CDS encoding trans-aconitate 2-methyltransferase — MENKEVKTAFNNAADNYDTNRKEIIPHMDVYYQTAVELTKIFNNPSILDLGAGTGILTELLHQIHPRSRITLVDMSANMLDKAKNKFNNIDNFTYIEDNYLTMDFKENYDIIISSLSIHHLNDKEKYTLYRKIYQHLNNQGVFINADEVIAPTDTLEKLYVEKETTHLLKQDLTNDEKEEILYRRTLDTPSTLKDNLTWLDDIGYENVDVIYKYYRYFVLYGQKIE; from the coding sequence ATGGAAAATAAAGAAGTAAAAACAGCCTTCAACAACGCGGCAGATAATTACGATACAAACAGAAAAGAAATAATACCCCATATGGACGTGTATTACCAGACAGCCGTAGAGCTAACAAAAATATTCAACAATCCAAGCATACTGGATTTAGGGGCAGGAACCGGAATACTCACGGAATTATTACATCAAATACATCCACGAAGCAGAATAACCCTCGTTGACATGTCAGCCAATATGCTGGATAAGGCCAAAAACAAATTCAACAACATCGATAATTTCACATACATAGAAGACAACTACCTGACGATGGACTTTAAGGAAAACTATGATATCATCATATCCTCACTATCAATACACCACTTAAACGACAAGGAAAAATACACACTATACAGGAAGATATATCAACACTTAAACAATCAGGGAGTATTCATAAACGCCGATGAAGTCATAGCACCAACAGACACGCTTGAAAAGTTATATGTTGAAAAAGAAACAACCCACCTGTTAAAGCAGGATTTAACCAATGATGAAAAAGAGGAAATACTCTACAGAAGAACCCTTGACACGCCATCAACTCTCAAAGATAATCTCACATGGCTGGATGATATCGGCTATGAAAATGTGGATGTAATCTACAAATACTACAGATACTTCGTATTATACGGTCAAAAAATAGAATAA